Proteins from a genomic interval of Rhodothermus marinus:
- a CDS encoding RNA-guided endonuclease InsQ/TnpB family protein yields the protein MGYQLAYRYRLYPNPEQRAELAKTFGCARWVYNWALRLRTDAYYGEGRSMGYAETAQLLTQKKKEAETAWLAECSAVVLQQSLRNLERAFTNFFEGRSGYPSFKRKRDRQSARYVGTAFDVRDGRLKLAKIPGTIKVRWSRTLPSKPSSCTVTLDSAGRYHVSFVVEVDAKPLPKLNRSIGVDLGLNDLVVTSSSDGEVWYSGNPRHLRKSLRRLKRAQRSLSRKQKGSRNWEKARRKVARIHAKIADQRRDFLHKLTRKLVDENQVLCFESLAVKNMVRNRNIALSISDAGWGELLRLVQYKAEMAGRTVVLIDRFFPSSKRCSACGHVIDNLPLNVRCWTCPECGAEHQRDANAAENIRRVGHTRSRACGDPGKSSSAFMLAGSDR from the coding sequence ATGGGTTACCAACTGGCATACCGATACCGTCTCTACCCCAATCCGGAGCAACGCGCCGAACTCGCCAAGACGTTTGGGTGCGCCCGCTGGGTGTACAATTGGGCTCTCAGGCTTCGCACCGACGCCTACTACGGCGAAGGGCGAAGCATGGGCTACGCTGAAACGGCTCAGCTGCTCACCCAGAAGAAGAAGGAGGCCGAAACCGCCTGGCTTGCCGAATGCTCCGCCGTCGTTCTGCAGCAGAGCCTCCGCAACCTCGAACGGGCCTTCACCAACTTCTTCGAGGGCCGCAGCGGCTACCCCTCCTTCAAGCGTAAGCGAGATCGGCAAAGTGCTCGTTACGTCGGCACCGCCTTCGACGTGCGCGACGGCAGGCTGAAGTTGGCAAAGATCCCCGGCACGATCAAAGTCCGGTGGAGCCGCACGCTTCCATCAAAGCCCTCGTCCTGCACCGTGACGCTTGACTCGGCCGGGCGGTACCACGTCTCCTTTGTTGTTGAGGTAGATGCTAAACCCTTGCCGAAGTTGAATCGGAGTATTGGTGTTGACCTCGGCCTGAACGATCTCGTCGTCACATCCAGCAGCGACGGGGAGGTGTGGTATAGCGGCAACCCCCGGCATCTCCGCAAGAGCCTCCGTCGCCTCAAGCGGGCGCAGCGAAGCCTGAGCCGGAAGCAAAAGGGAAGCCGGAACTGGGAGAAGGCCCGGCGCAAGGTGGCCCGCATCCACGCCAAGATTGCGGACCAACGCAGAGACTTCCTGCACAAGCTGACCCGCAAGCTTGTGGACGAGAACCAAGTCCTTTGCTTCGAGTCGCTGGCAGTGAAGAACATGGTCCGCAACCGCAACATCGCTCTGTCCATCTCGGATGCCGGATGGGGTGAACTCCTCCGACTGGTGCAGTACAAGGCTGAGATGGCCGGGCGTACCGTCGTATTGATCGACCGCTTCTTCCCCAGCAGTAAACGCTGCTCCGCGTGCGGTCACGTCATAGACAACTTGCCGCTGAACGTCCGCTGCTGGACCTGCCCCGAGTGTGGGGCAGAACACCAGCGCGACGCGAACGCGGCCGAGAACATTCGTAGGGTGGGACACACCCGAAGTCGAGCTTGTGGAGATCCCGGTAAGTCCTCGTCGGCTTTCATGCTGGCAGGCTCGGATCGGTGA